The Phaseolus vulgaris cultivar G19833 chromosome 5, P. vulgaris v2.0, whole genome shotgun sequence genomic interval attggaaattacaagtagagaaactatacttaagtttagagagaaattgtgagtcttgttgtcttcttcttcctttgccttatcttgtgtgccaatagtgagcttcaagtggcggcaacctttcacttatcttggaacaagactccaagtggcgtgaatgcagttccaaattctcaaatccagcaagcttcattcaataagtgttcattctttcatctcttgcaatttcaatcggtagtttcaaatgttttagtgttcttcatccttttcaccgtttgattttgtgtttcttagcttgttcttcaatttctgtTTGGTTCTTGTTGTTTCTGTTTTCAATTACGTTtatatcatgttccatggttgTGCAAACGGAAATAGCACTCTTAATGATtttggatcatcattttggaaggcttggtctccattgatgactccTTAAGCTTATTTGCACTCAttctgttttcagcttgttgttttgtgttttttatttcGTTTCCTTTGTTCTAAGCACTCTTTGATCCTTCAATTGTTGTTATTATTCTCCTATAGTGTTGTTTTCAAGAGTTCTAAAGTGTCTATGTTCAATGCAACTCATATCAAGCAGGGATGTTACGTTTGGCAGAGCCGCCGTCTTGGTGTATACTGTTACAATGCTGATGGAACTACCAAATTTCCATTCCATTTGACCGAGAAACCCACTTCCCTTGACAACTGGTATTGGAAATCTTTTATGTCCTTTCGATAAAGAAATGTTGTTGATCGTAAACCAACTACCCTGTAGAATTCCCACCTGAGAACTGGTAGCTTTATATGGGTCGTTCAAGCAATGGGCAGATCTAAATGGTACGAGCTTCTTTTCTTTCGGTCGTTCTGCTCTTAGCTTGATGTAGTTTAATTTTACATGTGTTTTGCAGATATCATTCTGAAGATGGATCCAAGTTTGAGCAAATTTATGAAGAGCCTAAAGAGGTAGCCCGAGGGAAGAAAGATTTCTACTGTTGCTGGGATCACGCCTCAACCTATTGTTGCGGAAGTGGTCTCGGTCGAGACTGCTATTGTCGCTCTGACCGAGGGCAAAAAGAGAGGGCGTCCATCCAAAGCCCAAAGGTTGGAGGCTGGTACCTCGTCTGGCAAGCCGGTGAGTATGCTGGGAGTGTGACTAAGAGTTGCTCCCATGATGCAATTCGAGCTTCTACTAGAACTCGAGGGGATACTGGTTGTCGTCCCTACTTTGGATTTAATCGAAGAAATGGTGGAGCTTTAGTGTCGCGCGACCGTGGTAAGCCGGGCTAGCGACGATGAATTAAAGAGGGCTGAGTCAGTCGTGATTCCCAAGTTGAGGACCAAACTCGACGATCAACCCTTTCGTTGAAAAAGGCTTTGCAGGACGTTGATGATTGTcagaaggagaaggaaaaggaCAACCAGCTGTCCAAAGAAGAACAAGAGGCTCTGAAGGCTACGCTTGCCAAAGTGATGGTCGAACGACCAATTTATGCATAAGAAAGCTGACCTGACGGCCGATAAAGAATCCCTCAATGGTGAGATTGAAAAACTGCAGGGGTTTATGCTGCGTATTAACGAGGAGAGCTTCAACTAAGGTGTTCGTCAGGTGGCCTTTTTCCACGGTGTGGCTGCCGATGATTCTCGCTATGACTTAGGCAAAGATATAGTGAATGGGCAACTGGTGCCTCTTGGGGGTGAAAAAGTCGAAGATATTGATCAAGTCATGGAGAATCCAGCCGAGGAGATCATTCCACCGGACGAAACAATTGAAATCATGTGATGAATTTTACCTAGACTCAGGGTGTCGACGCTAAACAATTTTACTTTTGCCTCTATCTTAATTGTGTTTGAACAATTGCCTTTACGTTCCTGCTTTGATATGACTATGCATTTTTACTAAGTATTAAGTATTCTGAACGAATAACTTTGAAGTTTATTCTTTTTTACCAAACAAATTGGTGAATGACGTCTAAGTTATAATTCTGGTCGGACGCTCGGTTGAttagtaattaatattatagTTTCTGatcaaaattggtgaataacgtttgtTATATTTCTGACCGAACGATtggttaattaataattaacattattaatttctgaccaaaATTGGTAACATTTAAGTTATATTTCTGACCGAATGATtggttaattaataattaacattattaatttctgaccaaaATTGGTAACATTTAAGTTATATTTCTGACCGAACGATtggttaattaataattaacattttttatttctgacCAAAATTGGTAACATTTAAGTTATATTTCTGACCGAACGATcggttaattaataattaacattattaatttctgaccaaaATTGATAACATTTAAGTTATTTTCTGGTCGAACGATcggttaattaataattaacattattaatttctgATCAAAATTGGTAACATTTAAGTTATATTTCTGACCGAACGATcggttaattaataattaacattattaatttctgaccaTGTTTGGTAAATGCTTTGGAGAGACAAATTTTTtaaagtgcctcgttaaaaccttctcggcCGAAAACCCTCCTTAGAGATAAAACtaccgagcgaggaaagagtgcatTGGCTTTATTTATCAGCTGTAATAGAATTTGATATGCGTGGtattccacgttctcggtataGATTTTCCTGACAAATATTCTAAATAATACGCTCCTTCGGTTGCTGTGTCGGCGATGCGGAATGGTCCTTCCCGGTTGCTTGAAAACTTTCCGCCGTCCTTTCGAGCATCACTGCGCATGCGCCAAACTAAGTCCCCTTTCTAAAATCTTCGTGGCTTTACTTTCGAATTGTATCTTCTTGCCACTTGTATCTTGCATGCTTCTTTTCACATCTTGCACTTATCTCTTAGTTCATTGATGAGATTGAGGCCGACCAATAAACTCTATTTATTTAGGTCCAAATCTAGCGTCTGTCAACGTAATGAGGGCTCATCTATCTTGACCGGAATCATGGCTTCGATGCCTTACGTCAGACTGTAGGGCTTTTATTGAGTTATTGATTGTGGGGTACACCGGTAGGCCCACAGGACTTCCAGAAGTTCTTTAGTCCAACTTCCTTTGGCCAGACCGAGTCTTTTTTTAAGCTCGTTGAGGATGACTTTATTGGCCGCCTCAGCTAGACCGTTGGTTTGCGGATGCTTGACCGAGCTTGTGATATGTTTAATGTTGAGTTTTTCATAGAATTTCGCTAACCCTCAGTCGGTGAATTGTCGACCGTTATCTGTGATAATAACTTGAGGTAGACCGAACCTGCagacaatattcttccatacgaagttCTAGACATTTCGGGTGGTGATGGCTGTTAAGGGTTCGAcctcgatccacttggtgaagtaatcGATGCCGACTAACAGAAATTTGCATTGCCCTTTGCCAGGTGCGAAGGGTCCAATGATATCCATGCCCCACTTCACGAATGGCCAAGGAGACAAGATGTAATGTAAATTTTCTAGTTTCTAATGCGATAGGGTGCCATACTCTTGGCATTTTATGCATTTTCTGACGAACTTTGTGCAGTCTTCTTGCACGGTCGACCAGTAATATCCGGCTCGGAGCACTTTTGCTGCCATGGTTTGAGCTCCCGAATGGGTCCAACATACCCCTTCGTGCAGTTCAGTCATCATGTAAGTGACTTGTTCAAGGTCAAGACACTTTAGGAGTGGACGAGAGTATCCTCTCCTATAGAGATCTTGGTCAATGAGTAGGTATCGGGTAACCTGCTGCTTCATCATTTTTTCCAGGTGCGGGTCGCATACTCCTTCTGTCAAGTATTGCTTGATGAGGGTCATCCAGTTATGATGAGTGTCAGTCGCCATGCATTCTTCAACACCAACACTTGGTTTAATCAGAGTCACATGTATGACCGACCGATGAACTCCCTACTATTTGACGGTGGCCAGCCTTGAAAGAGCGTCCGCTCGAGTATTGTTTCCCTCCGGACGTGTTGAAATGAGATTTCCTTAAATCTGCTTAAGAGATTTTTTACGAAATGGAAATACTGTTGAAGCAAAGTTTCTCTTACCTCATATTGTTCTGTAAGTTGTCCAACGACTAGGCGATAATCGCTTTTACAAATTATAGTAGTTATTTCTAATTCGATTGCTAGGTGAAGACCGGCAATTATAGCTTCATATTCAGCTTGGTTGTTTAAGGTTTTGAAATCGAACTTCATGGCCTGTTCAATAACAATCTCACCTGGTCCGTCCAGCACGACTCCTGCTTCGCACAAACGATTGTTCGAGGAATCGTCTACATACAACTTCCATTTGGATTCCCCTTCTTCAGTCGGATAAGGAGTGAGTTCTGCTGCAAAATCAGCAAGGGCCTCAGATTTAATGGCTCCCCTGGGTTGGTATTCGATATGGAACTCTGACAGTTCGATCGCCCAACCTATCATTCGTCCGGCTAAATCAGGTTTAGTGAGGATCTTCATAATGGGATAGTTAGTTTTAACTATGACCCGATGATTTTGGAAATACATCCGCATCCGTCGTGCGGTGATGACTAAAGCCAATGCGACTTTTTCAACCATTTGGTTTCGGACTTCCGCACCGTGCAACACTCGGCTAACGAAATATACCAGTCGTTCCTCTGCTTCTATTTCTTGCACAAGGACAAAACTTACCGCTTCGTTGGAGACAACAAGATATACTATGATGGGCTCGTGTGTGTTCAGTTTCTGGATAACCGGAGGGGATGCTAGAAATGCTTTAAGTTGGAGGAAATTTTGTTCACATTCATCTGCCCATTCAAACTTGGTTGTCTTCTTTAATAGCTTAATGATGGGTCTCGTTCGTTCGGCAAGCTTAGGTACGAACCGAGACAATGAAGTAAGGCGACCGATAAGTCGTTGAATTTCTTTGAGCCTGCTGAGACTTCTCATTTTTGTAATAGCCTTGCACTTCTCAGGATTTGCTTATATGCCCCGAtgggtgagcatgaaacctaagaATTTTCCATCTTCCACACCGAACACACACTTTTCAGGATTTAAGCGCATGCGATACTTACGCAAGGCttggaaaacttctttcaaatccGAGATATGTTGTTCGCACGAGTCAGACTTAACAACAATATCGTCAACATATACCTCTACGTTCCATCCAATCATGTCATGAAAGACATAGTCCATTAGGCGCTAATAAGTAGCTCCAGCGTTTTTGAGGCCGAACGACATGACCTCATAAAAGAAATTGTCGAAGTCTGTTCTGAAAGCCGTTTTTTCTCTATCGTGATGGTGCATCTGAATTTGATTATATCCTGAGTATGCATCGAGAAAACCTAAGATTTGATGTCCGGTCGCGCCATCGACTAGTCGGTCGATGGTAGGTagaggatacgaatccttcgaACATGCTTTGTTAAGATCCGTATCGTCtacacacattctccatttgccATTTGATTTCTTGACCATTACCACATTGGCCAACCATGTTGTGTAGCGGGCTTTCTGAATGAACCCAGCTTGTACCAGTTTATCAGTTTCTTCTCGTGTGGCCTTGCGTCGCTCTTCAcccaattttcttttcttctgagCGATCGGCCTGACTTCTTTATAGACGGACAAGCGATGAGTGATAACATCGGATTTTACCCCTTGCATATCTGCAACAGTCCAAGCAAAAAGATCAGCATTTTTTGTAAGTGTCTTACCGATTGCTTCTCGGTCGTCCTTCTTGAGGGACGTTCCCATGTGTGTTTTGTGGTCTTTGTCACGAAGGAATATGGGCTAAAATTCTTCCCCAGCCTCCATGCGAGGATCATCCAGCTGGGGATCTAGGTCAACAAGAGCAACCAAGTGCCTTCTAGAACCTCTTCCTCTAGAGCGCCTTTCTGGTGATCGACCTCTTCGGCTTGGAGATTGGTCGTTCGTTGTGGTATAGAGTCGTCTGGTTGGCTCGACTTTCAAGCTGGCTACATAACATTCTCGTGCTGTcttttgatctacatgcactgTTGCGATATCTCCATTGACGAAGGGAATTTCATGGCCAGATGAAGGGTCAAAACAATAGCTTTCAACTTGTTGATGGATGGACGACTGAGCAAGATATTGTAGGATGTATTGGCATTGACCAGAAGGTATCGTATGTTAATAGTTTTACTGAGATAGTTGTCACCGAAAGTAGTGAATAAGTCAATATATCCCCTTGTATCCACCCTTTCTCCCAAAAATCCAACTATCTGTTCGCTATAAGGCTGTACTTCTGCTTTTGGAATTTGCATTTTCTTAAATGTTTCCCAATACAGGATGTCGACCGAACTACCTTGGTCCACAAGAACTTTGGCAATTGCAAACTTGTCAATTTCCACAGTTATAACCATGTGGTCGTCCTGAGCTGGGTCAATCGCGGTAAAGTCGTTGTCCGTGAACGTGATTGGTGGTATGTGCGGAGGCCGAATGGACGGACTGAATTTCTCTCAAGTGTTTCTTCCTTGCTGAATTGCAGCACCCTCCACCTGCGAAACCGCCTGCTATATAATTAACCTCTTGAGGAGGTACGCCGAGTGACACTGGCCCGACAATCGTGTTGATAACTTCACGAACTTTCTGTTTGGTTCGGCTTCTGCGTTCAGGACTTTCACTTCGAGGTCTTGTCCGTCTGACCGGACTTTCACTTCGTTTTCTTCTATTCATTCAACGATGGTCGTCGCAGTTTCGGTCGTCTCTTTGTCCAGAACGTTCCCTATCTCGGGAATAATCAATGTCGCGTTGTGGCAATCGAGGTGTAGACACGGTTGTTTTTACAAACTTGCGAAGATGGCTGGCTTGAACAAGTTCTTCTATTTTGTCCTTCAACGCCTGACAGCCTTCAGTCGTATAACTGTAGTTGCGGTGATATTGGCAACGCTTAGCTATGTCGGCATTGGGAGGTGTATGTGTTTTCTTTAATGCTGGGATCAATTAAGTTTGTAAGGCCTCATTCAAAATCTTCCCTCTAGGTACGATCAACGGTGTATAATTGTGGAAGCGCGGGTCTCTATTAGAGCGATACTGGTCTCGGTCGGCCGGTACCATTGGAGGACTAGTTCCCTTGTTCCTTTATGTATTTTCCACATGTGTCTTCCTATGATAGTCAACATGTTCTTCAATTTGCATGAATTTTGTTGCCCTGGTTCTTAACTCGTCCATGTTGTTCGGTGATCGTTTGATAAGACTTTCTGTAAAACGTCCAGGCAGTATGGCTGAAACCAAGTGGTGCATTGCTATATCCGAATTCAAATTTTGTATTCCCATACAGACCTTGCTGAACCTGTCCATAAAAGCTCTCAAGGACTCTCCACTTTCCTGTTTGACATTAaggagagacatggaggacGTCCGATGGGGTCTACTCGTGGCATATTGAGTAGTGAATTTTAGTTCCAAAACGTCAAAGCTGGCGATGGAGTTAGGTGGAAGGTCAGTAAACCATCCAAGAGGTCCTTCTCTGAGTGACATGGgaaagactttgcaccaaaccgTTTGATCAACCGTATACAAACTCATCTAcgttcttaaaatatttaagtgCTCGTCCGGATCGGTGGAACCATCATAAAGGTTAATGGTTAGACCTCGCCATTTGCTAGGGAGAGGCGTAGCGATGATGTCATCTGTGAAGGGATGGCCCCTTGAGTTTGCTACTCTGCTTGGGAAGACGTGTTTAACGCTTTGTTGGGTTTGATGGACGAGTGATGTATGAGATACCATCTGGGTCAGCACTTTTGTCCCAGACTGATGTGGTGGTGGTGTGGGTGCACGTGAGTGTCCCTCTCGTTCAGATTGTTCGAGTCATTCTAGTAATCTTTTATTCTGCTCCTTTAACTGAGCCATTTCTTCTGCTTGTCGTTGTCGCTCCTCTTCTTGTTTCTGCCTCTCCTCCTCATGACGTAATTGGTCTGTAAC includes:
- the LOC137836168 gene encoding uncharacterized protein codes for the protein MVITVEIDKFAIAKVLVDQGSSVDILYWETFKKMQIPKAEVQPYSEQIVGFLGERVDTRGYIDLFTTFGDNYLSKTINIRYLLVNANTSYNILLSRPSINKLKAIVLTLHLAMKFPSSMEISQQCM